In Sesamum indicum cultivar Zhongzhi No. 13 unplaced genomic scaffold, S_indicum_v1.0 scaffold00245, whole genome shotgun sequence, a single window of DNA contains:
- the LOC105179945 gene encoding dnaJ homolog subfamily C GRV2-like isoform X1: MYLRMVRRNKIHKLLRSEFALIVYVFYISLQVVPLLSNAIGWQGGSILALETLKRVVVAGNRARDALVAQGLKVGLVEVLLGLLDWRAGGRNGLCSQMNWNESEAAIGRVLQIELPMASNVNLESYISQD, translated from the exons ATGTATCTGAGGATGGTTCGTCGCAACAAAATTCACAAACTCCTCCGGAGCGAGTTCGCCTTAATTGTTTACGTGTTCTACATTAGCTTGCAG GTAGTTCCACTTCTGTCGAACGCGATTGGTTGGCAAGGTGGAAGCATCCTAGCTCTTGAAACCTTAAAGCGTGTTGTAGTTGCAGGGAATCGAGCAAGAGATGCACTTGTTGCACAGGGTCTCAA GGTTGGTCTTGTGGAAGTTCTTCTTGGCCTTCTTGACTGGCGAGCTGGGGGAAGAAATGGGCTTTGTTCACAGATGAACTGGAATGAGTCAGAAGCAGCAATTGGCCGGGTTCTTCAAATTGAG TTACCAATGGCCAGTAATGTTAACTTGGAAAGCTATATCTCACAGGACTAA
- the LOC105179945 gene encoding dnaJ homolog subfamily C GRV2-like isoform X2: protein MYLRMVRRNKIHKLLRSEFALIVYVFYISLQVVPLLSNAIGWQGGSILALETLKRVVVAGNRARDALVAQGLKVGLVEVLLGLLDWRAGGRNGLCSQMNWNESEAAIGRVLQIED, encoded by the exons ATGTATCTGAGGATGGTTCGTCGCAACAAAATTCACAAACTCCTCCGGAGCGAGTTCGCCTTAATTGTTTACGTGTTCTACATTAGCTTGCAG GTAGTTCCACTTCTGTCGAACGCGATTGGTTGGCAAGGTGGAAGCATCCTAGCTCTTGAAACCTTAAAGCGTGTTGTAGTTGCAGGGAATCGAGCAAGAGATGCACTTGTTGCACAGGGTCTCAA GGTTGGTCTTGTGGAAGTTCTTCTTGGCCTTCTTGACTGGCGAGCTGGGGGAAGAAATGGGCTTTGTTCACAGATGAACTGGAATGAGTCAGAAGCAGCAATTGGCCGGGTTCTTCAAATTGAG GACTAA